DNA from Daucus carota subsp. sativus chromosome 1, DH1 v3.0, whole genome shotgun sequence:
CCGGCAGTCGTTTACTCTAGTACTCAACAGGAACTTCAAGCCAGCTAGGGTTTTCTCCAAAAACGCGACCATCTATCCTCAATCTACCTCTCATTGTGTTGAATCAAGAGTTGTTTTACTCTCACTAGGATTTCTTGCTTCAATCAGTCGATCGATAAAAAGGGGGGAATTTGGGAGATGATACTGGGCGGAGAGAAATGGTTTGATGCGTGTCTTCTCAAGAGTCTTAAAGGGTATTAAACATAGCGGTCAAACAAGGTTGACCGTTAACTTTTAACGGGAGTTCGAGAGCGGGTTgtagtttgtttaaaatttataagatatGGGTTGCATACtgacaaaattataaataagtcACCAAATCGAAAAAGGCACTTAAGTTAAGGGTTGCAAactgtcaattactcttctataaATTATTGTTACTTCTCCATCTCACTAAGATGTTATATGTATACGTTCACTATTCGCACAGATTTTGAGAGtcatataaagtataatttcataatgttttatatttttcaaactaaaaatttaaacgtcaaacttttattcagaatttataaatttaaaaaaaaatattatgaaattataatttaaaagagTCTTAGAAAACGTGCCAAAAcataatgtatacaattgaatggCAAAAGTAATGTATGTAATTGtatgggacagagagagtaattcattaaatctcaattgaatacaccccATAACAAATAAATCTTGGCATCAGGGCTGCCAAAATCCGACACGAACCCAACTCGAAAAAATACAAATCAGGATCGAGGATTTTATATTTCAGGTTGGGTAATTTTTTTCCAGAATAACTcgagtcgggttcgggttgaccTTGTGTTCCGGAACACGAcctgaaatatttatatatataatatattatgttaattatatatatatatatatatatatatatatatatatatatatatatatattacatatgtttatgatatgtttatatattattaaaaatatttttattcacatataatttcattaaattattatttatatatttttaatatattataataaatatatttaaaataattaattttagtaGATTTCAGGTCAAAACGGGTCATTTTCAGGTTAATCGAGTACTGAACAGCTCGGGTtcgatttgaaatttttaaccCGTTTCATATTTGAGTCGATCCAAAAACTGGACCGTAAAACAACCCGACTTTGAACCCGACCCATTACTCAGAATTGTCACCGCTAGTCGGCATATATCCTTATTCACAACAAAAACTCACCACCCCTGATGATTAATTTGTGGACTCATTCATTCACTCTCCAATAATGttatcatttttataaaaagttcTTTCTAGTATGTAACCATTAATTGGTATAAACTAGTTAGATGGAAGATTTTTATTGGTAAATATTTGTTGTATGTACATGCGAATCGTTATTATTAATGAAACCGGTGCCGATGAAAATCTGTCACATAACTATCAAGTGTTTGTTAGTGTGTGCTTATAAGCACACATCACATGCAGGTATAAACatacatgtgtgtgtatttatgaaTTTGTAAATCTGTTAGAATTCAAAATtgatcattttatatttatgcatttataattatatttgcttGAGCAGAgatgaaaatatgtttttacaTTTGATACGTAAACGGGTGAAAAAATATTGGAAAAGGTGACTACACAAAGACTTGAACCTGTCCGTTAGGGAATTTTACTAATAGCTATTACGTAGCTACAAATTATACAACAAAAACTTCGAAGAAATTTTGGGGCCAGGACATGAGCTGGGCTCGACGCACCACCACCACTATTACGTGCTATGTGTATTGCGTCTTGCAAAAATTGCCATCCCTTCTTGAGATTTCCATTAAACAAGCCAAGCCGAGATCCATGCTTTTACTTGAAGAAGCTCGTCGCACCAGTCAAAAAAGTGTACTAATTAGCAAAAGAAATGCATCATATAATAAGAATAGCTAAGCCTAAGAGCTTTGTCGAGCACTTTCTAAAATTCCTTTGATTTTTGCCCTAGTAAGGTGCCGAGAAGCGGTTAAGAAAGGCAAGAAAGCTAGCAGTCCATTTTCAAAGAAATAGCAAGCGCACATTCATGTCATACATATTTAGCAATAGCAGATACTAGAAAAAAAACAGTGCTTAGTTAGCATTTTGCTGATGCACATATTAATGTTCATACATTCTTATTTTCAATGAACATGATAATCGGGATAGAACTGTCCGTTGAAAAGAACTGCTAATTAAACTAGTTCAATTCTTATCTGCTTCGGAAGTACTTTGTTACACATCGGCAACTGCTCCATCTTCTACTTGTCCATCCTTGGGTACCACACTCTGGCTTCCATCCCAGTCGGTGCTTTTGTACCACTTAGCACAATACACATAGATAGCAAAATCAATGACAACTAATCCAGCAATGAGGAAGTAAAATCTGTCAAGGTGGCCGTTATTTAGATCCTCTGGAATCCATCCAGGGTTATCACCTTTAGCAGTGATCTCCATTACCATAATTACGAGCATACTGCTACCATAGTTTCCTAGAGAAATTGAAGCCATGCAAAGTGAACTTCCAAAGCTCTTTATTCCGTCCGGGGCTTGTTCACTAAAGAACTCCAACTGCCCTACGTACATAAAAACCTCGGATGCACCGACAAGAACGTATTGTGGAATTTGCCAAAATACACTTAGTGTACTTGAGTCTTTTCCCGGAGGTACTCTTTTAAGCCTTTCTAACTCGGTGATTCCAGCTGCAATCATTGCTAGCATCCCAATAACCAGCCCGATTCCCATTCTTTGAAGTTCTGTTAATCCCTTAGGGTTACTGCTCAATCTTCCTGCCAGTGGAACCAAAATCTGGCGGTAAATTCCCGTGCAGACAAGGACGCTGCAGATGTCGAAAGATGATATACTAGCGGCTGGGATGCGGAAATTTCCAAATTCTAATTTCATGACCTCTCCTTGTTCAACAAAGAGAGATGCCATTTGTGTGAATACAACTGAATATATTATAGTGCACAGCCAGATAGGCAACAATCTGATTACACATTTGGCTTCTTCGACTTGAGTGACAGTGCATAGCCTCCATGGATTAACAATCGAACTGTTTTGATCTTCTTCCTCTACTACTGCTGCTTTATCTAAACACCTAAAGGAGTGAAAGGCACAAAAAgaccaaaatcaaaattgagttgaattaaaatcaggaaagaAGACAATGAAGTTTACATGACTACTTCTGAATATTAATTACGAGAAGTTACATCTAAAA
Protein-coding regions in this window:
- the LOC108192471 gene encoding protein NRT1/ PTR FAMILY 7.1 isoform X2, producing MTSAIFQLIFVLGLVLLSLSSWIFLVKPSGCGDGKKSCMPTSSVGIGLFYLAIYLVAFGYGGHQPSLATFGADQFDEKNPKQKKSKAVFFCYFYFALNVGSLFSNTILVYFEDLGMWTMGFWVSTASAVIALVSYLMGTKCYRYVKPSGNPLPRVAQVFVAAARKRKLKLSDGAELYEVEGSESAIKGSRKILHTDEFKCLDKAAVVEEEDQNSSIVNPWRLCTVTQVEEAKCVIRLLPIWLCTIIYSVVFTQMASLFVEQGEVMKLEFGNFRIPAASISSFDICSVLVCTGIYRQILVPLAGRLSSNPKGLTELQRMGIGLVIGMLAMIAAGITELERLKRVPPGKDSSTLSVFWQIPQYVLVGASEVFMYVGQLEFFSEQAPDGIKSFGSSLCMASISLGNYGSSMLVIMVMEITAKGDNPGWIPEDLNNGHLDRFYFLIAGLVVIDFAIYVYCAKWYKSTDWDGSQSVVPKDGQVEDGAVADV